The following proteins are co-located in the Ammospiza caudacuta isolate bAmmCau1 chromosome 20, bAmmCau1.pri, whole genome shotgun sequence genome:
- the ALDOC gene encoding fructose-bisphosphate aldolase C: protein MTHQHPALTAEQKKELSDIAQRIVAPGKGILAADESVGSMAKRLNQIGVENTEENRRLYRQILFSADSRVKKCIGGVIFFHETMYQKADDGTPFVQMIKDKGIVVGIKVDKGVVPLAGTDGETTTQGLDGLWERCAQYKKDGADFAKWRCVLKISEHTPSALAIMENANVLARYASICQQNGIVPIVEPEILPDGDHDLKRCQYVTEKVLAAVYKALSDHHIYLEGTLLKPNMVTPGHSCPTKYSPEEIAMATVTALRRTVPPAVPGVTFLSGGQSEEEASINLNAINTCPLVRPWALTFSYGRALQASALSAWRGQKDNAEAATEEFVKRAEVNGLAALGKYEGSGDNSGAAGQSLYVANHAY from the exons ATGACGCACCAACACCCCGCGCTGACGGCCGAGCAGAAGAAGGAGCTGTCGGACATCGCGCAGCGTATCGTGGCCCCGGGGAAGGGCATCCTGGCAGCCGATGAGTCCGTAG ggagcatgGCCAAGCGCCTCAACCAGATTGGAGTGGAAAACACGGAGGAGAATCGCCGGCTGTACCGCCAGATCCTCTTCAGCGCTGACAGCCGGGTGAAGAAATGCATCGGGGGCGTCATCTTCTTCCACGAGACCATGTACCAGAAGGCTGATGATGGCACCCCCTTCGTCCAGATGATCAAGGACAAGGGCATCGTTGTGGGCATCAAG GTGGACAAGGGTGTTGTGCCTCTGGCTGGGACTGATGGCGAGACCACCACGCAGG GTCTGGATGGGCTGTGGGAGCGCTGTGCCCAGTACAAGAAGGACGGGGCAGACTTTGCCAAGTGGCGCTGCGTGCTGAAGATCAGCGAGCACACTCCCTCTGCTCTGGCCATCATGGAGAACGCCAACGTCCTGGCCCGCTATGCCAGCATCTGCCAGCAG AATGGCATCGTGCCCATCGTGGAGCCAGAGATCCTGCCTGATGGTGACCACGATCTCAAGCGGTGCCAGTACGTGACAGAGAAG GTGCTGGCAGCTGTCTACAAGGCACTGAGCGACCACCACATCTACCTGGAGGGGACCCTGCTGAAGCCCAACATGGTGACCCCTGGGCACTCCTGCCCCACCAAGTACAGCCCAGAGGAGATTGCCATGGCCACTGTCACCGCTCTGCGCCGCACTGTGCCCCCAGCCGTGCCAG GTGTCACCTTCCTGTCTGGGGGTCAGAGTGAGGAGGAGGCTTCCATCAACCTCAATGCCATCAACACGTGCCCGCTGGTGCGGCCATGGGCCCTCACCTTCTCCTACGGGCGGGCGCTGCAGGCGTCGGCGCTCAGCGCCTGGCGCGGGCAGAAGGACAACGCCGAAGCTGCCACCGAGGAGTTTGTCAAGCGTGCAGAG gTGAAcgggctggcagcactgggcaaGTACGAGGGCAGCGGGGACAACTCGGGGGCCGCCGGGCAGTCCCTCTACGTGGCCAACCACGCGTACTGA